The following proteins are encoded in a genomic region of Arvicanthis niloticus isolate mArvNil1 chromosome 21, mArvNil1.pat.X, whole genome shotgun sequence:
- the Usp19 gene encoding ubiquitin carboxyl-terminal hydrolase 19 isoform X7, whose translation MSTGAGATGPRRGPPGLEEATSKKKQKDQANQESKDGDPRRVSIPQKEPSKDELLLDWKQNADEVIVKLRVGTGPVRLEEVDAAFTDTDCVLRLPDGRQWGGVFFAEIQSSCTKVQARKGGLLQLTLPKKVPLLTWPSLLKKPLGTQELVPGLRCQENGQELSPIALEPGSEPRRAKQEARNQKRAQGRGEVGSGAGPGAQAGPSAKRAVHLHRGPEGEGSMDGPGPQGDAPSFLSDSATQVEAEEQLHVPPVNHQTGLLGAEKNLALLTVDKTVSPRNDPVTPVMVQNRDPEEDDHVKEEMAVGADSTALVDEPESMVNLAFVKNDSYEKGPDSVVVHVYVKAICRDTSRVLFREQDFTLIFQTRDGNFLRLHPGCGPHTIFRWQVKLRNLIEPEQCTFCFTASRIDICLRKRQSQRWGGLEAPATRVGGAKVAVPTGPTPLDSTPPGGGPHPLSGQEEARAVEKEKPKARSEDSGLDGVVSRTPLEHVAPKPEPHLASPKPTCMVPPMPHSPVSGDSVEEDEEEEKKVCLPGFTGLVNLGNTCFMNSVIQSLSNTRELRDFFHDRSFEAEINYNNPLGTGGRLAIGFAVLLRALWKGTHQAFQPSKLKAIVASKASQFTGYAQHDAQEFMAFLLDGLHEDLNRIQNKPYTETVDSDGRPDEVVAEEAWQRHKMRNDSFIVDLFQGQYKSKLVCPVCSKVSITFDPFLYLPVPLPQKQKVLPIFYFAREPHSKPIKFLVSVSKENSSASEVLDSLSQSVHVKPENLRLAEVIKNRFHRVFLPSHSLDAVSPTDVLLCFELLSPELAKERVVVLEVQQRPQVPSIPISKCAACQRKQQSEDEKLKRCTRCYRVGYCNQFCQKTHWPDHKGLCRPENIGYPFLVSVPASRLTYARLAQLLEGYARYSVSVFQPPFQPGRMALESQSPGCTTLLSTSSLDAGDSEREPIQPSELQLVTPVAEGDTGAHRMWPPADRGPVPSTSGISSEMLASGPIEGCSLLAGERVSRPEAAVPGYQHSSESMNTHTPQFFIYKIDASNREQRLEDKGETPLELGDDCSLALVWRNNERLQEFVLVASKELECAEDPGSAGEAARAGHFTLDQCLNLFTRPEVLAPEEAWYCPQCKQHREASKQLLLWRLPNVLIVQLKRFSFRSFIWRDKINDLVEFPVRNLDLSKFCIGQKEEQLPSYDLYAVINHYGGMIGGHYTACARLPNDRSSQRSDVGWRLFDDSTVTTVDESQVVTRYAYVLFYRRRNSPVERPPRAGHAERHPDLGPAAEAAASQGLGPGQAPEVAPTRTAPERFAPPVDRPAPTYSNMEEVD comes from the exons ATGTCTACTGGGGCCGGTGCTACAGGCCCAAGGAGGGGGCCTCCAGGATTGGAGGAGGCCACTagtaagaagaaacagaaggatcaagCAAACCAGGAAAGTAAAGATGGAGATCCCAGGAGAG TGTCCATCCCTCAAAAGGAGCCGTCCAAAGATG AACTGTTGCTCGACTGGAAGCAGAATGCAGATGAGGTGATTGTTAAGCTGAGGGTGGGAACAGGTCCTGTACGGCTGGAGGAAGTAGACGCTGCTTTCACAGACACAGACTGTGTGCTGAGGCTTCCAG ATGGTCGGCAGTGGGGTGGTGTCTTCTTTGCTGAAATACAAAGTTCTTGCACCAAAGTGCAGGCTCGCAAAGGTGGTCTTCTCCAGTTGACACTACCCAAGAAGGTGCCTCTGCTCACATGGCCCTCTCTCCTG AAGAAACCTCTAGGGACCCAAGAGCTGGTGCCAGGGTTGCGGTGCCAGGAGAATGGGCAAGAGCTGTCTCCCATTGCCCTGGAGCCAGGCTCTGAGCCCCGCAGAGCTAAGCAGGAAGCCCGAAACCAGAAGCGGGCCCAGGGCCGTGGTGAGGTAGGCTCAGGGGCTGGCCCTGGGGCACAGGCAGGGCCCAGCGCCAAGAGGGCTGTTCATCTTCACAGAGGGCCAGAAGGGGAAGGGTCCATGGATGGCCCTGGCCCCCAGGGCGATGCCCCATCCTTCCTGTCTGACTCAGCTACCCAG gtTGAAGCTGAGGAGCAGCTCCATGTTCCACCAGTGAACCATCAAACAGGTCTCTTGGGTGCAGAGAAGAATTTAGCCCTTCTGACAGTAGACAAGACGGTGTCCCCCAGGAATGACCCAGTCACCCCAGTCATGGTCCAGAACAGAGACCCTGAGGAAGATGACCATGTCAAAGAGGAGATGGCAGTCGGAGCTGATTCTACAGCCTTAGTGGATG AACCAGAGTCAATGGTGAACCTGGCATTTGTCAAGAATGACTCTTATGAGAAGGGGCCGGATTCGGTGGTGGTACACGTGTACGTGAAGGCAATCTGCAGGGACACCTCCCGAGTACTTTTCCGAGAGCAGGACTTCACGTTGATTTTCCAGACCAG GGATGGAAACTTTCTGAGGCTGCATCCGGGCTGTGGGCCCCACACCATCTTCCGCTGGCAGGTGAAGCTCAG GAATTTGATTGAGCCAGAGCAATGCACATTCTGTTTCACGGCCTCTCGAATCGATATCTGCCTCCGGAAGCGGCAGAGTCAGCGCTGGGGGGGACTGGAGGCCCCTGCTACACGAG TGGGTGGTGCAAAGGTTGCCGTGCCGACAGGTCCAACCCCTTTGGATTCAACCCCTCCAGGAGGTGGCCCCCACCCCCTGTCAGGCCAAGAAGAAGCCAGGGCTGTGGAGAAGGAAAAACCTAAGGCTCGATCTGAGGACTCAGGGCTCGATGGTGTGGTGTCCCGCACCCCTTTGGAGCATGTAGCCCCAAAGCCAGAGCCACACTTGGCCTCG CCCAAACCCACATGTATGGTGCCTCCAATGCCTCATAGTCCGGTGAGTGGAGATAGTGTGGAGGAGGacgaagaggaagagaagaaggtgtGCCTGCCGGGCTTTACCGGCCTTGTCAACTTAGGGAACACCTGCTTCATGAATAGTGTCATTCAGTCACTGTCCAACACTCGGGAACTTCGTGACTTCTTCCATG ACCGATCCTTTGAAGCTGAGATTAACTACAATAACCCACTGGGGACTGGTGGGCGTCTGGCCATTGGCTTTGCTGTGCTTCTCCGGGCCCTGTGGAAGGGTACTCACCAAGCCTTTCAGCCCTCCAAGTTAAAG GCCATTGTAGCAAGCAAGGCCAGCCAGTTCACAGGCTATGCACAGCATGATGCCCAAGAATTCATGGCTTTTTTGTTGGATGGgctgcatgaagacctgaatcgGATCCAAAACAAACCCTACACAGAGACTGTGGACTCCGACGGGCGGCCTGATGAG GTGGTGGCTGAGGAAGCGTGGCAACGGCACAAGATGAGGAACGACTCATTCATTGTGGACCTGTTTCAGGGCCAGTACAAGTCAAAGCTGGTGTGCCCTGTGTGTTCCAAG GTCTCCATCACTTTTGACCCGTTTCTTTATCTGCCGGTACCCTTGCCACAAAAGCAAAAGGTTCTCCCCATATTTTATTTTGCCAGGGAGCCCCACAGCAAACCCATCAAG TTCCTGGTGAGTGTTAGCAAGGAGAACTCCAGCGCAAGTGAAGTTTTGGACTCCCTCTCTCAGAGTGTCCACGTGAAGCCTGAGAACCTGCGCCTGGCTGAG GTAATTAAGAATCGTTTCCACCGTGTTTTCTTGCCCTCCCATTCACTGGACGCTGTCTCCCCAACGGATGTGCTCCTCTGCTTTGAGCTACTATCCCCAGAGTTGGCTAAGGAGCGGGTAGTGGTGCTAGAGGTGCAGCAG CGCCCCCAGGTACCCAGCATTCCTATCTCCAAGTGCGCAGCCTGCCAGCGGAAGCAGCAGTCAGAAGATGAAAAACTGAAGCGCTGTACCCGTTGCTATCGTGTGGGCTACTGCAACCA gTTCTGTCAGAAAACCCATTGGCCTGACCACAAAGGCCTCTGCCGCCCTGAGAACATTGGCTACCCCTTCCTGGTCAGTGTACCTGCTTCACGCCTCACTTATGCCCGCCTTGCTCAGCTACTAGAAGGTTATGCCCG GTACTCTGTGAGTGTATTCCAACCGCCCTTCCAGCCTGGCCGCATGGCTTTGGAATCCCAGAGCCCAGGCTGTACCACGTTGCTTTCAACCAGTTCTCTGGATGCTGGGGATAGTGAAAGAGAACCCATCCAGCCTTCTGAGCTCCAGTTGGTGACTCCTGTGGCTGAGGGGGATACAGGGGCTCATCGCATGTGGCCGCCTGCTGATCGGGGTCCTGTGCCTAGCACCAGTGGAATTTCTTCAGAGATGCTTGCCAGTGGGCCTATTGAAGGTTGTTCCTTGCTTGCTGGTGAGAGGGTGTCTCGGCCTGAAG CTGCTGTGCCTGGGTACCAACACTCAAGTGAATCTATGAACACTCACACACCCCagttcttcatctataaaattgaTGCGTCAAACCGTGAGCAGCGGCTTGAGGACAAAG GGGAGACACCATTGGAGCTAGGTGATGACTGTAGCCTGGCTCTAGTGTGGCGGAACAATGAACGCCTGCAGGAGTTTGTGTTGGTAGCCTCCAAGGAGCTGGAGTGTGCTGAAGATCCAGGCTCCGCTGGTGAGGCTGCCCGTGCTGGCCACTTTACCCTGGACCAGTGCCTCAACCTCTTTACTCGGCCTGAAGTGTTGGCGCCTGAGGAGGCCTG GTACTGCCCACAGTGCAAACAGCACCGAGAGGCCTCCAAACAGCTGCTGCTGTGGCGCCTGCCCAATGTGCTGATTGTGCAGCTGAAGCGCTTCTCCTTCCGAAGCTTCATCTGGCGTGACAAGATCAATGACTTGGTGGAGTTTCCTGTTCG GAACCTGGACTTGAGCAAGTTCTGTATTGGTCAGAAAGAGGAGCAGCTACCTAGCTATGACCTGTATGCTGTCATCAACCACTACGGAGGCATGATCGGTGGTCACTATACTGCCTGTGCACGGCTGCCCAATGACCGCAGTAGCCAGCGCAGTGACGTGG GCTGGCGCTTGTTTGATGACAGCACGGTGACAACAGTAGACGAGAGCCAGGTGGTGACGCGCTATGCCTATGTTCTCTTCTACCGCCGGCGGAACTCTCCTGTGGAGAGACCCCCCAGGGCAGGTCACGCTGAACGCCACCCAGACCTAGGCCCTGCAGCTGAGGCTGCTGCCAGCCAG
- the Usp19 gene encoding ubiquitin carboxyl-terminal hydrolase 19 isoform X8: protein MSTGAGATGPRRGPPGLEEATSKKKQKDQANQESKDGDPRRVSIPQKEPSKDELLLDWKQNADEVIVKLRVGTGPVRLEEVDAAFTDTDCVLRLPDGRQWGGVFFAEIQSSCTKVQARKGGLLQLTLPKKVPLLTWPSLLKPLGTQELVPGLRCQENGQELSPIALEPGSEPRRAKQEARNQKRAQGRGEVGSGAGPGAQAGPSAKRAVHLHRGPEGEGSMDGPGPQGDAPSFLSDSATQVEAEEQLHVPPVNHQTGLLGAEKNLALLTVDKTVSPRNDPVTPVMVQNRDPEEDDHVKEEMAVGADSTALVDEPESMVNLAFVKNDSYEKGPDSVVVHVYVKAICRDTSRVLFREQDFTLIFQTRDGNFLRLHPGCGPHTIFRWQVKLRNLIEPEQCTFCFTASRIDICLRKRQSQRWGGLEAPATRVGGAKVAVPTGPTPLDSTPPGGGPHPLSGQEEARAVEKEKPKARSEDSGLDGVVSRTPLEHVAPKPEPHLASPKPTCMVPPMPHSPVSGDSVEEDEEEEKKVCLPGFTGLVNLGNTCFMNSVIQSLSNTRELRDFFHDRSFEAEINYNNPLGTGGRLAIGFAVLLRALWKGTHQAFQPSKLKAIVASKASQFTGYAQHDAQEFMAFLLDGLHEDLNRIQNKPYTETVDSDGRPDEVVAEEAWQRHKMRNDSFIVDLFQGQYKSKLVCPVCSKVSITFDPFLYLPVPLPQKQKVLPIFYFAREPHSKPIKFLVSVSKENSSASEVLDSLSQSVHVKPENLRLAEVIKNRFHRVFLPSHSLDAVSPTDVLLCFELLSPELAKERVVVLEVQQRPQVPSIPISKCAACQRKQQSEDEKLKRCTRCYRVGYCNQFCQKTHWPDHKGLCRPENIGYPFLVSVPASRLTYARLAQLLEGYARYSVSVFQPPFQPGRMALESQSPGCTTLLSTSSLDAGDSEREPIQPSELQLVTPVAEGDTGAHRMWPPADRGPVPSTSGISSEMLASGPIEGCSLLAGERVSRPEAAVPGYQHSSESMNTHTPQFFIYKIDASNREQRLEDKGETPLELGDDCSLALVWRNNERLQEFVLVASKELECAEDPGSAGEAARAGHFTLDQCLNLFTRPEVLAPEEAWYCPQCKQHREASKQLLLWRLPNVLIVQLKRFSFRSFIWRDKINDLVEFPVRNLDLSKFCIGQKEEQLPSYDLYAVINHYGGMIGGHYTACARLPNDRSSQRSDVGWRLFDDSTVTTVDESQVVTRYAYVLFYRRRNSPVERPPRAGHAERHPDLGPAAEAAASQGLGPGQAPEVAPTRTAPERFAPPVDRPAPTYSNMEEVD from the exons ATGTCTACTGGGGCCGGTGCTACAGGCCCAAGGAGGGGGCCTCCAGGATTGGAGGAGGCCACTagtaagaagaaacagaaggatcaagCAAACCAGGAAAGTAAAGATGGAGATCCCAGGAGAG TGTCCATCCCTCAAAAGGAGCCGTCCAAAGATG AACTGTTGCTCGACTGGAAGCAGAATGCAGATGAGGTGATTGTTAAGCTGAGGGTGGGAACAGGTCCTGTACGGCTGGAGGAAGTAGACGCTGCTTTCACAGACACAGACTGTGTGCTGAGGCTTCCAG ATGGTCGGCAGTGGGGTGGTGTCTTCTTTGCTGAAATACAAAGTTCTTGCACCAAAGTGCAGGCTCGCAAAGGTGGTCTTCTCCAGTTGACACTACCCAAGAAGGTGCCTCTGCTCACATGGCCCTCTCTCCTG AAACCTCTAGGGACCCAAGAGCTGGTGCCAGGGTTGCGGTGCCAGGAGAATGGGCAAGAGCTGTCTCCCATTGCCCTGGAGCCAGGCTCTGAGCCCCGCAGAGCTAAGCAGGAAGCCCGAAACCAGAAGCGGGCCCAGGGCCGTGGTGAGGTAGGCTCAGGGGCTGGCCCTGGGGCACAGGCAGGGCCCAGCGCCAAGAGGGCTGTTCATCTTCACAGAGGGCCAGAAGGGGAAGGGTCCATGGATGGCCCTGGCCCCCAGGGCGATGCCCCATCCTTCCTGTCTGACTCAGCTACCCAG gtTGAAGCTGAGGAGCAGCTCCATGTTCCACCAGTGAACCATCAAACAGGTCTCTTGGGTGCAGAGAAGAATTTAGCCCTTCTGACAGTAGACAAGACGGTGTCCCCCAGGAATGACCCAGTCACCCCAGTCATGGTCCAGAACAGAGACCCTGAGGAAGATGACCATGTCAAAGAGGAGATGGCAGTCGGAGCTGATTCTACAGCCTTAGTGGATG AACCAGAGTCAATGGTGAACCTGGCATTTGTCAAGAATGACTCTTATGAGAAGGGGCCGGATTCGGTGGTGGTACACGTGTACGTGAAGGCAATCTGCAGGGACACCTCCCGAGTACTTTTCCGAGAGCAGGACTTCACGTTGATTTTCCAGACCAG GGATGGAAACTTTCTGAGGCTGCATCCGGGCTGTGGGCCCCACACCATCTTCCGCTGGCAGGTGAAGCTCAG GAATTTGATTGAGCCAGAGCAATGCACATTCTGTTTCACGGCCTCTCGAATCGATATCTGCCTCCGGAAGCGGCAGAGTCAGCGCTGGGGGGGACTGGAGGCCCCTGCTACACGAG TGGGTGGTGCAAAGGTTGCCGTGCCGACAGGTCCAACCCCTTTGGATTCAACCCCTCCAGGAGGTGGCCCCCACCCCCTGTCAGGCCAAGAAGAAGCCAGGGCTGTGGAGAAGGAAAAACCTAAGGCTCGATCTGAGGACTCAGGGCTCGATGGTGTGGTGTCCCGCACCCCTTTGGAGCATGTAGCCCCAAAGCCAGAGCCACACTTGGCCTCG CCCAAACCCACATGTATGGTGCCTCCAATGCCTCATAGTCCGGTGAGTGGAGATAGTGTGGAGGAGGacgaagaggaagagaagaaggtgtGCCTGCCGGGCTTTACCGGCCTTGTCAACTTAGGGAACACCTGCTTCATGAATAGTGTCATTCAGTCACTGTCCAACACTCGGGAACTTCGTGACTTCTTCCATG ACCGATCCTTTGAAGCTGAGATTAACTACAATAACCCACTGGGGACTGGTGGGCGTCTGGCCATTGGCTTTGCTGTGCTTCTCCGGGCCCTGTGGAAGGGTACTCACCAAGCCTTTCAGCCCTCCAAGTTAAAG GCCATTGTAGCAAGCAAGGCCAGCCAGTTCACAGGCTATGCACAGCATGATGCCCAAGAATTCATGGCTTTTTTGTTGGATGGgctgcatgaagacctgaatcgGATCCAAAACAAACCCTACACAGAGACTGTGGACTCCGACGGGCGGCCTGATGAG GTGGTGGCTGAGGAAGCGTGGCAACGGCACAAGATGAGGAACGACTCATTCATTGTGGACCTGTTTCAGGGCCAGTACAAGTCAAAGCTGGTGTGCCCTGTGTGTTCCAAG GTCTCCATCACTTTTGACCCGTTTCTTTATCTGCCGGTACCCTTGCCACAAAAGCAAAAGGTTCTCCCCATATTTTATTTTGCCAGGGAGCCCCACAGCAAACCCATCAAG TTCCTGGTGAGTGTTAGCAAGGAGAACTCCAGCGCAAGTGAAGTTTTGGACTCCCTCTCTCAGAGTGTCCACGTGAAGCCTGAGAACCTGCGCCTGGCTGAG GTAATTAAGAATCGTTTCCACCGTGTTTTCTTGCCCTCCCATTCACTGGACGCTGTCTCCCCAACGGATGTGCTCCTCTGCTTTGAGCTACTATCCCCAGAGTTGGCTAAGGAGCGGGTAGTGGTGCTAGAGGTGCAGCAG CGCCCCCAGGTACCCAGCATTCCTATCTCCAAGTGCGCAGCCTGCCAGCGGAAGCAGCAGTCAGAAGATGAAAAACTGAAGCGCTGTACCCGTTGCTATCGTGTGGGCTACTGCAACCA gTTCTGTCAGAAAACCCATTGGCCTGACCACAAAGGCCTCTGCCGCCCTGAGAACATTGGCTACCCCTTCCTGGTCAGTGTACCTGCTTCACGCCTCACTTATGCCCGCCTTGCTCAGCTACTAGAAGGTTATGCCCG GTACTCTGTGAGTGTATTCCAACCGCCCTTCCAGCCTGGCCGCATGGCTTTGGAATCCCAGAGCCCAGGCTGTACCACGTTGCTTTCAACCAGTTCTCTGGATGCTGGGGATAGTGAAAGAGAACCCATCCAGCCTTCTGAGCTCCAGTTGGTGACTCCTGTGGCTGAGGGGGATACAGGGGCTCATCGCATGTGGCCGCCTGCTGATCGGGGTCCTGTGCCTAGCACCAGTGGAATTTCTTCAGAGATGCTTGCCAGTGGGCCTATTGAAGGTTGTTCCTTGCTTGCTGGTGAGAGGGTGTCTCGGCCTGAAG CTGCTGTGCCTGGGTACCAACACTCAAGTGAATCTATGAACACTCACACACCCCagttcttcatctataaaattgaTGCGTCAAACCGTGAGCAGCGGCTTGAGGACAAAG GGGAGACACCATTGGAGCTAGGTGATGACTGTAGCCTGGCTCTAGTGTGGCGGAACAATGAACGCCTGCAGGAGTTTGTGTTGGTAGCCTCCAAGGAGCTGGAGTGTGCTGAAGATCCAGGCTCCGCTGGTGAGGCTGCCCGTGCTGGCCACTTTACCCTGGACCAGTGCCTCAACCTCTTTACTCGGCCTGAAGTGTTGGCGCCTGAGGAGGCCTG GTACTGCCCACAGTGCAAACAGCACCGAGAGGCCTCCAAACAGCTGCTGCTGTGGCGCCTGCCCAATGTGCTGATTGTGCAGCTGAAGCGCTTCTCCTTCCGAAGCTTCATCTGGCGTGACAAGATCAATGACTTGGTGGAGTTTCCTGTTCG GAACCTGGACTTGAGCAAGTTCTGTATTGGTCAGAAAGAGGAGCAGCTACCTAGCTATGACCTGTATGCTGTCATCAACCACTACGGAGGCATGATCGGTGGTCACTATACTGCCTGTGCACGGCTGCCCAATGACCGCAGTAGCCAGCGCAGTGACGTGG GCTGGCGCTTGTTTGATGACAGCACGGTGACAACAGTAGACGAGAGCCAGGTGGTGACGCGCTATGCCTATGTTCTCTTCTACCGCCGGCGGAACTCTCCTGTGGAGAGACCCCCCAGGGCAGGTCACGCTGAACGCCACCCAGACCTAGGCCCTGCAGCTGAGGCTGCTGCCAGCCAG